A genomic window from Methanomicrobiales archaeon includes:
- a CDS encoding LemA family protein: MALLEWIVGGLLLLVAIGLIIFFVGIYNRFYTLKNSAEATLGQIKVAMKKRLDMIEQLLGSVRSYATFEKETLTKVTEMRARIGGASPEQLAEVERESRTILGRLIAVAEAYPDLKTSATVMNLMDAVRGVEDEIARQRYTYNNIAQQYNTMTDTIPSNIVARLLNFVKLQYLQFEEAIATPPRIEF, from the coding sequence ATGGCACTACTGGAATGGATCGTGGGCGGACTGCTGCTGCTCGTGGCGATCGGCCTGATCATTTTCTTCGTGGGAATCTACAACCGGTTCTACACCCTGAAGAACTCCGCGGAGGCGACCCTCGGGCAGATCAAGGTCGCCATGAAGAAGAGGCTCGACATGATCGAGCAGCTCCTGGGATCGGTGCGGAGCTACGCGACGTTCGAGAAGGAGACCCTGACGAAGGTGACCGAGATGCGGGCCAGAATCGGGGGCGCATCCCCGGAGCAGCTCGCCGAGGTGGAGCGGGAGTCGAGAACCATCCTCGGGCGGCTGATCGCCGTCGCGGAGGCCTATCCCGATCTCAAGACCTCGGCGACCGTCATGAACCTCATGGATGCCGTGCGGGGCGTGGAGGACGAGATCGCCCGCCAGCGCTACACCTACAACAACATCGCCCAGCAGTACAACACCATGACGGACACCATCCCTTCCAACATCGTTGCACGCCTGCTCAACTTCGTGAAGCTCCAGTATCTGCAGTTCGAAGAGGCGATTGCCACGCCTCCCCGGATCGAGTTCTAG